In Raphanus sativus cultivar WK10039 chromosome 5, ASM80110v3, whole genome shotgun sequence, the following proteins share a genomic window:
- the LOC108858068 gene encoding uncharacterized protein LOC108858068 has protein sequence MEEILLPPRMFAAGDEPVGDRINSYHKIKTTRAIIKALEPEELEFLMNSIFGRILAIDSHLPFSGAFGQHVVVRVLKVNKKYEFWFLFAGKPIRMSLREFAIVTGLNCGKILVKKTTKNPLKEKLYWNELFGSLKFCTVETAIDMLENKVVKTRELRIKIACLAITSSILFASSHIPHIKPEHVELIRDLDDFLAFPWGRASYTMLASSIKGKDEIALSKPSVAIHGYVEAIQLIFLAAVPQLKEKVTQTERLVIVDSESDGDTNTCEETTTADDNLAGQVKPPQAIKFCLIPGHGKTADSECQVPVKSILDDPYEEWKEMFKGGLTTIELSRLRAEKKLKDKEPKEKNEKDHAAEVSEGEGSSDFLYIIS, from the exons ATGGAAGAGATTTTGCTTCCGCCGAGAATGTTCGCTGCGGGCGATGAACCAGTGGGTGACCGTATCAACTCGTATCACAAGATCAAGACGACCAGAGCAATTATCAAAGCACTCGAACCAGAAGAGTTGGAGTTTCTTATGAATTCTATATTCGGGAGGATCCTTGCGATTGATTCCCACCTTCCGTTTTCTGGGGCTTTTGGACAACACGTCGTCGTTAGAGTCCTTAAAGTCAACAAAAAGTACgagttttggtttttgtttgcgGGAAAGCCAATTAGAATGTCCCTCCGAGAGTTTGCCATCGTCACTGGCTTGAACTGCGGGAAGATCCTAGTGAAGAAGACGACGAAAAACCCATTGAAAGAGAAGCTGTACTGGAATGAACTATTTGGTTCGTTGAAGTTCTGCACTGTCGAGACAGCCATCGACATGTTGGAGAATAAGGTCGTAAAAACAAGAGAGTTGAGAATCAAAATTGCGTGTCTTGCGATTACCTCGTCGATTCTCTTCGCGTCTTCACACATACCCCACATCAAGCCGGAACATGTGGAGTTGATTCGAGATCTAGACGATTTCCTCGCTTTCCCCTGGGGAAGAGCCTCGTACACTATGCTTGCGTCCTCAATTAAAGGGAAAGATGAGATCGCATTATCAAAACCCTCCGTTGCGATACATGGTTATGTTGAGGCAATTCAACTGATTTTTCTTGCTGCGGTCCCACAGCTTAAGGAAAAAGTCACCCAAACTGAACGGCTTGTCATAGTGGATTCAGAAAGCGACGGCGATACCAACACATGCGAAGAAACAACGACTGCGGATGATAACCTTGCCGGTCAGGTCAAACCACCGCAGGCCATTAAGTTCTGTCTCATACCCGGTCACGGTAAGACCGCAGATTCCGAGTGTCAG GTGCCAGTAAAGTCTATTCTCGATGATCCATACGAAGAATG GAAGGAAATGTTTAAAGGAGGTCTTACCACCATTGAACTTTCGCGTTTGAGGGCagagaagaaactgaaagaCAAAGAACCGAAAGAAAAAAACGAGAAGGATCACGCTGCGGAGGTTTCAGAAGGCGAGGGATCTTCTGATTTCCTCTATATTATTAGCTGA
- the LOC108834636 gene encoding GATA transcription factor 17 has protein sequence MSEVSEEPKTKVDSSGELSDVDNDNCSSNGSGSSSGGETKRTCVDCGTFRTPLWRGGPAGPKSLCNACGIKSRKKRQAALGIKPEKKNKRSISSDTSDLSLDDGNKTSKDDDHSSKCTSSSSKRMGRFLDLGFKVPVMKRSPVEKKRLWSKLGEEERAAVLLMALSCGSVFA, from the exons ATGTCCGAGGTATCAGAAGAACCGAAAACAAAGGTTGATTCTTCCGGAGAGTTATCTGATGTTGATAACGACAACTGCAGTAGCAATGGAAGTGGAAGTAGTAGTGGTGGTGAGACGAAGAGGACTTGCGTTGATTGCGGCACATTCCGTACTCCTCTTTGGCGTGGTGGCCCTGCTGGACCTAAG TCATTGTGCAATGCCTGTGGGATCAAGAGCAGGAAGAAGAGGCAAGCCGCTCTCGGAATCAAACcagagaagaaaaacaaaagaagcatCAGCAGTGATACTAGTGATCTAAGCCTCGACGATGGAAACAAGACCAGCAAAGATGATGATCACAGCAGCAAGTGTACtagcagcagcagcaaaagAATGGGTAGatttttggatttagggttcaaAGTTCCGGTGATGAAGAGATCACCTGTTGAGAAGAAGAGGCTGTGGAGTAAACTAGGCGAGGAAGAGAGAGCCGCCGTGCTTCTCATGGCTCTCTCTTGCGGCTCTGTGTTTGCTTAA
- the LOC108834633 gene encoding two-component response regulator ARR1, translating into MMNPSQGRGLGSGGGTSSCRKQGGEAVVEMFPSGLRVLVVDDDPTCLMILERMLRTCLYEVTKCNRAEMALSLLRKNKHGFDIVISDVHMPDMDGFKLLEHVGLEMDLPVIMMSADDSKSVVLKGVTHGAVDYLIKPVRMEALKNIWQHVVRKRRSEWSVPEHSGSIEESGQQQQQQQRGGPGVSGGEDAVDDNASSVNNEGNNNNWRSSSNNSRKRKEEEGEEQGDEDASNLKKPRVVWSVELHQQFVAAVNQLGVEKAVPKKILELMNVAGLTRENVASHLQKYRIYLRRLGGVSQHQGNLNNSFMTGQDASFGPLSSLNGFDLQALAVAGQLPAQSLAQLQAAGLGRPTAAMVSKSGLPVSSVVDERSIFSFDNSKPRFGDGIIGHHHQTQHQPQMNLLHGVPTGMEPRQLAGLQQLPVGNNNRMSIQQQIAAVRAGHSVQNNSGMMMMPQQQPFPRGPSIIRQPMLQNRITERSGFSGRSSVVPESSSRVLPTSYTNLRTQQQHSSTSVAFSNFQQELPVNSFPLASAPGLAQIRKPHSSSSSSYQEEVNSSEPGFTTTPSYDMFSTNNRHNDWDLRSIAFDAHQDAESIAFSNSEAFSSSSMSRNNNNTTVAAATDLVRSQQQTPTGMVTHHQVYGSGGGSSVRVKSERVAADTAAMTFQEQYSNQEDLMSALLKQEGVAPVVVDTEFDFDAYSIDDIPV; encoded by the exons ATGATGAATCCGAGTCAAGGAAGAGGACTCGGATCGGGCGGTGGGACGAGCTCGTGTAGAAAGCAAGGAGGTGAAGCCGTGGTGGAGATGTTTCCGTCGGGACTCAGAGTACTAGTGGTTGACGATGACCCTACTTGTCTTATGATCTTAGAGAGGATGCTCAGGACTTGTCTTTACGAAG TAACGAAATGCAACAGAGCAGAGATGGCATTGTCTCTGCTCAGGAAGAACAAACACGGATTCGATATTGTCATCAGCGACGTTCACATGCCTGACATGGACGGCTTCAAGCTCCTTGAACATGTCGGTCTCGAGATGGACTTACCCGTTATCA TGATGTCTGCGGATGATTCAAAGAGCGTGGTTCTAAAAGGAGTAACGCACGGTGCGGTTGATTATCTCATCAAACCGGTACGCATGGAGGCACTTAAAAACATATGGCAGCACGTTGTTCGTAAGAGGAGGAGCGAGTGGAGCGTACCGGAACATTCCGGTAGCATCGAGGAGTCCggacagcagcagcagcagcagcagagaGGAGGTCCAGGTGTTTCTGGTGGAGAGGATGCGGTGGATGATAACGCTTCCTCTGTCAACAACGAAGGGAACAACAACAACTGGAGGAGCAGCAGCAACAACTCGCGGAAacggaaagaagaagaaggggaaGAGCAAGGGGACGAAGATGCTTCCAATCTGAAGAAACCGCGTGTTGTCTGGTCTGTTGAATTGCATCAGCAGTTTGTTGCTGCTGTTAATCAGCTCGGTGTTGAAA AGGCTGTTCCTAAGAAGATCTTAGAGCTTATGAATGTTGCTGGTCTAACCCGGGAGAACGTCGCCAGTCACCTCCAG AAATATAGGATATATCTAAGACGGCTTGGAGGAGTCTCGCAGCACCAAGGCAACTTAAACAACTCGTTTATGACGGGTCAGGACGCGAGCTTCGGTCCTCTTTCTTCGTTAAACGGGTTTGATCTTCAAGCGTTAGCAGTCGCAGGTCAGCTTCCTGCTCAGAGCCTTGCGCAGCTTCAAGCGGCTGGTTTAGGCCGGCCTACTGCTGCGATGGTCTCGAAGTCAGGGTTGCCTGTTTCCTCCGTGGTGGACGAGAGAAGCATCTTCAGCTTCGACAACTCGAAACCAAGATTCGGAGATGGGATTATtggtcatcatcatcaaacacAACATCAACCGCAGATGAACTTGCTTCACGGTGTTCCCACGGGTATGGAACCGAGACAGCTCGCGGGTTTGCAGCAGCTCCCTGTTGGTAATAATAATCGAATGAGCATTCAGCAACAGATCGCTGCTGTTAGAGCTGGACATAGCGTTCAGAACAACAGCGGCATGATGATGATGCCTCAGCAGCAGCCATTCCCGAGAGGGCCATCCATCATCAGGCAGCCGATGTTACAGAACCGCATAACCGAGAGAAGTGGCTTCTCGGGAAGGAGCAGTGTTGTTCCCGAGAGCAGCAGCCGTGTGTTACCTACAAGTTACACCAACCTCAgaacacaacaacaacactcATCAACCTCCGTAGCCTTCAGCAACTTCCAACAAGAACTCCCCGTGAACAGCTTCCCGCTGGCTAGTGCACCAGGCTTAGCTCAGATTCGGAAAccacattcttcttcttcttcttcttaccaaGAAGAGGTTAACAGCTCGGAACCAGGTTTCACTACCACCCCTAGCTACGACATGTTCTCCACCAACAACAGACATAACGACTGGGATCTGCGGAGTATCGCTTTCGACGCGCATCAGGACGCAGAATCCATAGCCTTCTCCAACTCAGAagccttctcttcttcttccatgtcaagaaacaacaacaacacaacgGTTGCTGCAGCCACGGATCTTGTCCGGAGCCAGCAGCAAACACCGACAGGCATGGTAACGCATCATCAGGTCTATGGTAGCGGAGGAGGCAGTTCAGTGAGGGTGAAGTCGGAGAGAGTTGCGGCAGATACAGCAGCGATGACGTTCCAGGAGCAGTATAGTAATCAAGAAGATCTTATGAGTGCACTTCTTAAGcag GAAGGAGTTGCGCCGGTTGTTGTTGATACCGAGTTCGACTTTGACGCATATTCAATCGATGATATCCCGGTTTGA
- the LOC108805183 gene encoding probable polygalacturonase, producing the protein MKMPVASVWLLAFTNLLLLIRVESNNAVCKETFKLDPRPHSVSILEFGAVGDGKYLNTIAFQNAIFYLKSFADKGGAQLYVPPGKWLTGSFNLTSHLTLFLEKGATILASPDPSHWDIVSPLPSYGRGIELPGKRYRSLINGDNLLDVVITGDNGTFDGQGAAWWKWLESGTLNYSRPHIIEFVSSKNILISNLTFLNAPSVNIHPVYCSHVHIKNVLIETSVDSPYVLGVVPDSSDNVCLEDSTINVGHDTVSLKSGWDQYGINYGRPTTTVHIRNLILKSPTGAGISFGSEMSGGISDVTVERLTIHSSRVGVAFRTTRGRGGYIRNITISGVVLSGVDTAIVADGHTGAHADDKYDRDALPAVTRIVMKNFTGEGVGSAGKFTGMGESPFTSICLSDVHLQTSSESWVCSNVSGYAEDVSPEPCGELMSFPSACFAGGKIYGGEMAGQSYYSW; encoded by the exons ATGAAGATGCCA GTGGCATCGGTCTGGCTACTGGCATTCACCAATCTATTATTATTGATCAGAGTAGAAAGCAATAACGCAGTATGCAAGGAGACTTTCAAGTTAGACCCAAGACCTCACAGTGTCTCCATCCTCGAGTTTGGAGCGGTTGGAGATGGCAAGTACCTCAACACGATTGCTTTCCAAAACGCTATTTTCTACCTCAAGTCCTTTGCCGATAAAGGCGGTGCTCAGCTTTATGTTCCACCTGGGAAATGGCTCACTGGAAGCTTCAATCTCACTAGCCATCTCACTCTCTTCTTGGAAAAAGGAGCAACCATTCTTGCATCACCG GATCCATCGCATTGGGATATTGTCAGTCCTCTACCGTCATATGGTCGCGGAATCGAACTTCCGGGGAAACGATACAGAAGTTTGATCAACGGAGACAATCTACTAGACGTAGTCATCACTg GTGATAACGGGACATTTGACGGTCAGGGTGCTGCCTGGTGGAAGTGGCTAGAGTCAGGAACTTTGAACTATAGCCGACCTCATATCATCGAATTCGTCTCATCCAAAAACATCCTTATATCGAACCTAACCTTCTTAAACGCACCTTCCGTCAACATTCACCCTGTTTATTGCAGTCATgttcatattaaaaatgttcTGATCGAAACAAGCGTTGATTCTCCATACGTTCTTGGAGTTGTCCCAG ATTCTTCGGACAATGTTTGTCTCGAGGACTCAACAATCAACGTAGGACACGACACGGTTTCGCTCAAGAGTGGTTGGGACCAATACGGCATAAACTACGGCCGTCCAACCACCACTGTTCACATTCGGAACCTCATCTTAAAATCTCCCACCGGTGCCGGAATCTCCTTCGGTAGCGAGATGTCAGGCGGAATCTCCGACGTAACCGTCGAGCGTCTCACCATACACAGCTCACGCGTAGGCGTCGCCTTCAGGACCACCAGAGGCAGAGGAGGGTATATCCGTAACATCACGATCTCCGGCGTCGTTCTCTCCGGTGTAGACACAGCCATCGTGGCCGACGGACACACCGGGGCGCACGCGGATGATAAATACGACAGGGACGCGCTCCCGGCCGTGACGCGCATCGTCATGAAGAATTTCACCGGAGAGGGTGTAGGATCGGCCGGGAAGTTCACCGGAATGGGAGAGTCTCCGTTCACGTCGATATGTCTCTCGGACGTTCATTTGCAAACGAGTTCAGAATCTTGGGTTTGCTCCAACGTCTCTGGTTACGCGGAGGACGTGTCGCCGGAGCCTTGTGGAGAGCTCATGAGTTTTCCGTCGGCTTGTTTCGCCGGTGGTAAGATATACGGTGGAGAAATGGCGGGTCAGTCGTACTACAGCTGGTAA
- the LOC108834635 gene encoding acetate/butyrate--CoA ligase AAE7, peroxisomal → MAATKYRDIDDLPKIPANYTALTPLWFLDRAAAVHPTRKSLIHGSREYTWRQTYDRCRRLASALADRSIGPGSTVAIIAPNTPATYEAHFGVPMCGAVLNAVNIRLNAPTIAFLLGHSQSAVIMVDQEFFPLAEESLRLMEEKAGSSFKRPLLIVIGDHTCPPESLHLALSKGVIEYEDFLGSGDPNYAWETPADEWQSIALGYTSGTTASPKGVVLHHRGAYLMALSNPLIWGMQEGSVYLWTLPMFHCNGWCFTWALAALSGTNICLRQVTAKEVYSSIAKYKVTHFCAAPVVLNTIVNAPQEDTILPLPHTVHVMTAGAAPPPSVLFSMNQKGFRVTHTYGLSETYGPSTVAAWKPEWDSLPPETQAKLNARQGVRYIGMEQLDVIDTQTGKPVPADGKTAGEIVFRGNMVMKGYLKNPKANEETFAGGWFHSGDIAVKHPDNYIEIKDRSKDIIISGGENISSVEVENVVYHHPAVLEASVVARPDERWQESPCAFVTLKSGYEKRDQGKLAQDIMKFCREKLPSYWVPKSVVFGPLPKTATGKIQKHVLRAKAKELGPVPRSRL, encoded by the exons atggcGGCAACTAAGTATCGTGACATCGACGACCTTCCCAAAATTCCGGCGAACTACACAGCGTTGACGCCGCTCTGGTTCTTAGACAGGGCTGCGGCGGTTCATCCGACGAGGAAATCGCTGATTCACGGATCCCGTGAATACACGTGGCGGCAGACTTACGACCGATGTCGCCGTCTCGCTTCCGCTCTCGCCGATCGTTCGATTGGCCCTGGCTCGACG gtggCTATAATTGCACCCAACACTCCAGCAACGTACGAAGCTCATTTCGGAGTACCAATGTGTGGAGCCGTCTTGAACGCCGTCAACATCCGTCTCAACGCCCCTACAATCGCTTTCCTTCTCGGCCATTCTCAGAGCGCTGTTATCATGGTGGATCAAGAGTTCTTTCCTCTCGCAGAGGAGTCTTTGAGACTTATGGAGGAGAAAGCTGGAAGCAGCTTCAAACGTCCGCTGCTAATCGTCATAGGTGATCACACTTGTCCTCCAGAGTCACTTCACCTGGCTTTATCAAAAGGAGTCATAGAATACGAGGATTTTCTTGGAAGTGGAGATCCTAACTATGCTTGGGAGACACCTGCTGATGAGTGGCAGAGCATCGCTCTTGGTTACACCTCTGGAACAACCGCTAGCCCCAAAGGAGTGGTGCTTCATCATCGAGGCGCGTATCTAATGGCTCTGAGCAATCCTCTCATTTGGGGGATGCAAGAAGGTTCTGTTTACTTGTGGACTCTCCCTATGTTCCATTGCAACGGTTGGTGTTTCACTTGGGCCCTTGCTGCGCTCTCCGGTACTAACATCTGTCTCCGTCAG GTCACGGCGAAAGAAGTGTATTCGAGCATAGCCAAGTATAAAGTTACCCATTTCTGTGCGGCTCCTGTAGTCCTCAACACTATTGTCAATGCTCCTCAAGAAGACACTATCCTTCCTCTTCCCCACACGGTCCACGTCATGACCGCAGGAGCTGCTCCTCCACCTTCTGTTCTCTTCTCCATGAACCAGAAAGGCTTCCGAGTCACTCACACCTACGGGCTATCCGAGACGTACGGTCCTTCAACCGTAGCCGCTTGGAAGCCAGAGTGGGATTCCCTCCCTCCCGAGACGCAGGCCAAGCTCAACGCACGCCAAGGTGTCCGCTACATCGGCATGGAGCAGCTTGATGTCATCGACACTCAGACCGGAAAACCTGTCCCTGCAGACGGTAAAACCGCTGGAGAGATCGTTTTCCGTGGGAACATGGTGATGAAAGGTTATCTAAAGAACCCAAAAGCTAACGAGGAGACTTTCGCTGGTGGGTGGTTCCATTCAGGAGACATCGCGGTGAAACATCCAGACAACTACATCGAGATAAAGGACAGGTCAAAGGACATTATAATCTCTGGCGGTGAGAACATCAGCAGCGTGGAGGTGGAAAACGTAGTGTACCATCACCCGGCGGTTCTCGAAGCTTCTGTTGTGGCCAGACCAGACGAGCGGTGGCAGGAATCTCCGTGTGCGTTTGTGACGCTTAAGAGCGGTTACGAGAAGCGAGACCAGGGTAAGTTGGCTCAGGATATAATGAAGTTCTGCAGGGAGAAGCTGCCGTCGTATTGGGTCCCGAAGTCGGTGGTGTTTGGGCCGTTACCGAAGACGGCTACTGGGAAGATTCAGAAGCATGTTTTGAGGGCCAAGGCGAAAGAGTTGGGACCAGTACCAAGAAGCAGGTTATAG